GCGATGAGACAGGGAGTTAAAGGTGTTTTGGGTAAAGCACAGTGGATAGAAAAAACTCGAAGGGAGGGAAAATAGTGCTAATACATTTTGTTTTGCGCTTTCATGATGATACGCCTTCTGGTGGGAGAAAAATTCTATATGAATATGCCAATTATCTTGCAGAGAGGGGGCATCAGATATGTATTACATTTGTTGCCGATACGCCATTTCGTGCGAGAAAATGGAATCAATTGGCAACAATAAAACATTTTCGGACATTTTTGTTAAGGAAAAAGTTTCAAAATCATATAGATTGGTTCAAATTAAATAAAACTATCAAAGTAAATTATTGTTTTTCAACGAAGAAAATATCAAAAAGGGCAAATGAGATTCTCTTAGCGTTCGATTACGGAATTGCCTTGAGCTTGGGAGAACAACTTGATGATTTTACGCACTGCTTTTATTTAATTCAGCATGATGAAAAAGTTTACTATGATAAAAAGATTGTCCGTCAAGCCTGGAAGCTTCCTTATAAAAAAATAGTTATAAGTACATGGCTTTATAACAAGGTGAAAAAATACGATTCTAATGTGTACTTGGTTCGTAATTATGTAGATACAAATGATTTTTTTGTTACGGTTCCTATTGAAAGCAGAAGCCATATTGTGAGCTTAATTCAACATCCAAATCCATCTAAAGGAACAATAGTTGGTATTGAAGCACTAAAAATTGTAAAAAAAAATATCCCTGATCTTCAAGTAATTATGTTTGGAACCCATAAGCCTCTATACCAACTACCAAATTATTATACTTATTATGAAAATGTAAATGAGGATACATTGAGAAATCTTATATATAACAGGTCGTCAATCTATATATTAACAAGTTATCTTGAAGGATGGGGTTTAACAGCAACTGAAGCCATGGCGTGTGGAGCAGCTTTAGTATCCACTAAAAATGGGGGAGTAGATGATTTCGGTATACATGAACAAACAGCACTATTGAGTCGCCCCGGTGATGTTGAAGCTTTGGCTCGAAATATTGTGACACTTCTTAAAAATGACTCTAAACGTATTAGAATGGGGTACGCTGGTGAAAGTAAGGTTTCGAAGTTTACATTTGAAAAAAGTGCCAAATTATTTGAAGAAATTTTGTTGAAAGAATAACTCAAGAATTTGAGGAAACTTATATTATGAAGAAGTTTATTAGTTTTGTGTTAACTATTCTGATATTAATACAAATGGTGCCAAGTGTGATTGCAAGATTATCAGATATGATCGGGATAAATGAACAGTTAGCTGGTTATTTTATTAAACTATTATTTGTGTTTGTTTTAATTATTTTTTTTATAATTTCTGCAGCTGCATATTCCAATGAATTTACTTTAAATAACTTGAAAATTAGTGTATCAGGTTTTCTATATTTTATTGTGCTGATTATTGTTTTGGTAATTACATCTAGAATCAATTCACAACCCGTTTCGTGGCGTATGTCAGGATACTTCATTTTAATTGTTGTTATGGCATTGTCGATTTTTAAGTATAACAGGTTTACATTGTCGTTGTCTGCGATGTATTGGGGGATCGTCGTGTATACAGTTCCTAATGCTCTTCTGGGAATTGTTCAATACATAACGGGCCAATCGATTGTGCCAATTGTAAATCAAAATGGTGATGCATCTGTTGCAAGTACACAATTAAATGATGTTTCTTCTCTGGGAATTCTCGGTAGTAATGGTGGTTATCGTGCATTTGGACTATTTGATAGCGGAATGACACTTGGTCTATTTCTATTATTAGGGTTAGCAGTGTTGTTTTTTGGCAAGTTGAAAATTAATAGATATGCTAAGCTTCCTCTAGGAACATTATTTATTATTGCACTTATTATGACTCTGACTCGAAACATATATTTTTTGTTTGTATTGTTAATGTTTCTTCGTTTTGTTAATAGTAACAAGATGAAAAATATTCTTTTTATTGTTGGTATTATAATGCAAGCAGTTACAGTCGAGATAGCCAATGTGTTAAACACACTTACTTTTTTTCAAAGTGCTTTTTTTGGAACTCTACGTGCGAGATTTAGAGGTTTGATATTTTTCGAGAATTATTATCAGCAAAATATAGTTTCGTATCTTTTTGGAAAAGGGTATCAATATGACGCGATAGTGAAGAGCTTTACTGAGAATACTGTGGATAACCAAATGCTTGCTACCTTTTTGGATATCGGCATTATTGGTTTGGTAGTTGTGTATTTATACTTCTGGAAATCTATGCGGTCTATGTATCAGCCAGTGTCTCTGGTACTGCAAAATATGTTAGTGATTTTTTCATTTTTTGGAATTGCTAATAATCATATTGTGTTTTTTTCAGGAATCCTACTGCTAATGCTATTAAGTAAAGATTCGCAATTTTTGAAAGTAGAAAAGATAAAGAGAAAAACTAATGGATAACACACTAAAAGTAACTATAATTGTTCCGATTTATAATGTGGAAGGATATATCCGTCAATCAATTGAGAGTATTATAAAACAAAAGTATACAAATTTTGAGGCAATATTGGTTGACGACGGTTCAACTGACATGTCTTATCAGTTAGCAAAAAGATATACTCAGGATGACGATAGATTTATTTTAATCCAAACGGCTAATTTTGGACAATCACATGCAAGAAATGTTGGATTAAAAAAAGCTACTGGAGATTTAATTGCATTTCTGGATCCAGATGATATTTACGATCCGTTATTTTTATATGATGCTGTTTTAAGATTTGATGATGATACAGACCTGATATCATATTTATTTCCGAAACAAAAAAAACGTTTAAGCGGTGGAGATGTTTCGATTGATTCTTTTATTTCTGAGATGTTTTTGGGTAGAATAGG
This Lactiplantibacillus plantarum DNA region includes the following protein-coding sequences:
- a CDS encoding glycosyltransferase family 4 protein, yielding MLIHFVLRFHDDTPSGGRKILYEYANYLAERGHQICITFVADTPFRARKWNQLATIKHFRTFLLRKKFQNHIDWFKLNKTIKVNYCFSTKKISKRANEILLAFDYGIALSLGEQLDDFTHCFYLIQHDEKVYYDKKIVRQAWKLPYKKIVISTWLYNKVKKYDSNVYLVRNYVDTNDFFVTVPIESRSHIVSLIQHPNPSKGTIVGIEALKIVKKNIPDLQVIMFGTHKPLYQLPNYYTYYENVNEDTLRNLIYNRSSIYILTSYLEGWGLTATEAMACGAALVSTKNGGVDDFGIHEQTALLSRPGDVEALARNIVTLLKNDSKRIRMGYAGESKVSKFTFEKSAKLFEEILLKE